The DNA sequence GCCTTGACAGGGTGGCCCTTCTCAGCTATAGCGATATGACAACGGATACATCCGTCTTCCCGTCCGGCACCGCCGATCTGCTCGATCTCCCCATCACCTTCAACTGGAAGAAAAATGTAGGCAAGGACGGGAATGGAAATGATGATGAGGACTACACCGACGCACACTATCCGGGAAACGGCATCACCGTATATGATGATTTTTCAACCCTTGACTATGGATTCACCTATACCCCGGAAACCAACTGGAACGGCCTGCACAATGCCCTGTGGAACACCGTCCCCGTCAAAAAGGATGACAGCGGCCAGGCAAGCGCACCCCTCAGGCTCGGACTCAAGGAGTCCATACAGTATCTCGAGAATAATGCTACCGCCAGCTCGGTCAGGGCTATTGTAGTGCTGATGCAGAACAACTACCGGTACTTTGGGGATCCCTTTGCAGAGGGAGCCGTGATGACGGTCGACCCGGATGACAATACCCTGAGTCCGGGGTCTGTGAATTACTATGAATTCGCCGACCTCTCCGAGGAGAACCAGAACATGGTGAATTATGCCCTCGCAAACGACATCCAGATCTTTACCATTTATTATCCCCAGAGCAGTTCGAGCGATTATCTCGTCCCCCAGCGCCTGGCAGAAGAGACCGGCGGACAATTCTACTATGCCGGTGACGAGGAACAGCTCAAACTGGCATTCCAGAAGATCAGGGACGAACTGCTCCGCGAGGCGGGTGTCTCAACCGTCGTCGACCTGAGCTTTGCCGGTGAACTTTCCGAGGGGGTCGACTACACGGCAAGCGAACTCCTCGCCTACGTTCCCCCGACAACGATCGACTTTTACAATTGGTCGACAGACCCGCATATCGTCACTGATCACCTCCCGGGATACGCGCTCGACATTGACCAGATGGAGATGTGGACAGGGGAGGACGGTAGTGCCCCTGCATCCCTCCACTTCGATGTCGGCAACATCACCATCAAACAGACATGGGAGACACAATTCACCCTTCGTATCAATGATTCTGTGATAAAACCCCTCAACTTCAGCCTCTTTGCCGAACCTTCATCCGTCTCATTCCAGAACCAGGAAGGCAGCTTCACCGTTGAACAGCTCCCCAAGACGATTATCTCAGTGATCCCCGGGCTTACTCCGGAAGGGTTGATCAATGCCACCGTAGCGGTGACGGACTTCACTGTGATCGGCCAGGACCCCAGCTTCCTCGACTTCGGGTGGAACATCGTCTACAATGGTGACTACGACATGGACGAGATCGTCTACTTCCGCGATACCGGAGACACCAACTGGAAAAAGATAGGAACAAAGATGCTCCCCTACGATGGGGACAGTGACTCACTGCCGATGTACATTGCAGATCTCCCCCCCGGGGAGTACGAGGCATGGGTACGGGTTTCCACAGAGGATGCGGGATTTGACGATGCCTACACCACCTTTACCATTGGCGACCCCGCCGCCGCCCCTTTTATCCTGTTGACGTGATCCCCCAATTCTTTTTTACTTCGTCGCCGGAATGCCGGGATAACGATCGAAAATAGATTTTAGGGTTTTTCTGAAAATCAGGCGAAGTTCCCTATTCATCGTCCACATGGATCTTCTGCACCCTCCCAACCCTGCCGTCGGCAAGGCGCACCTTGATCCCGTGCGGGTGAAACGAAGAGTTGGTGAGAATCTCCCTGACAGTCCCTTCGGTCAGCTTCCCGGTCCGCTGGTCCTGTTTCATGACGATGCTCACGGCAGCCCCCTGCCGTATGTTCTTTCTCTGTTTTGGATCCGCCCCTGCCTCGTTCTGCATGCTTCTCGTATCTCCGGTGGAGTGCCGTCTGCGGCGGGCCTGGTATGGCATCCGCTGTGGGCCCTCCGGTCTGTCTTCATATATTGCACCGGACACCTGATGAAGATCATGAACCGGGCACCACCGCCGATTACCATAAATAACCAGCAAAATACCGTCGGTAGGCACGGGTACGACCTGCCGGGCGGACCATATTATGTGAGAGCGCATGCAGATTCCTCGAAACCGCGAAAATGCACAGACTCCGTACCGGTTTCCACCCCGATGCCATCGGCCTCACCAAGCCTCCGCAGAACGGCACGACCAAAAGTAATATTAATGATTTCTCCCATCAGCCAAACAGCTGTTCTGGAGGTATATACCGGTTTTTTTTGGATTACAGGAATTTTCTGTTATCAAATCAGAATGACAGGATATTTCCTGAATTGTGAGGATAGCTTAATTATATATAGTATGTTTCCATTAATGCGT is a window from the Methanovulcanius yangii genome containing:
- a CDS encoding YwbE family protein, with translation MQNEAGADPKQRKNIRQGAAVSIVMKQDQRTGKLTEGTVREILTNSSFHPHGIKVRLADGRVGRVQKIHVDDE